A DNA window from Vigna unguiculata cultivar IT97K-499-35 chromosome 10, ASM411807v1, whole genome shotgun sequence contains the following coding sequences:
- the LOC114166170 gene encoding membrane protein of ER body 2-like translates to MDAETLVVAQTKEEVYLQASAQLITNREVVLPFISKTVIPERGNEAEDEKHEVEEEKHDSAKLYFNSSNSFIYMKNGPAIGIALSPTEEVREIYLKNMFMMPPNHEFYCPSCDACISKVLLCSTRPVTVPPVIVPPVTVPRPTIPPVAVSPATVPPVTVPWAAIPPVAVSPDTVPPVTVPWAAIPPVAVSPGTVPPPTVPPVTPEHEEDVQCLVRCSECFTLLIQKGKEFFTGFVSGPSGEPVSEEIAIDVNDQANTVPEPSKGWEVLKSIVYGGLAELLASLSVVTSAASADAATVSIVALGIANLIGGLTVLTHNLRDLKASKPREEASERNDEEVDKYYELLGNRDNFYLHAFFAILSFLIFGLVPPLVYGFSFGESDDKDMKLGAVAGASLICITFLAIAKAHTQIANKTFMTYFKTVTFYVTSGVLASLLTYLAGAQMKKLVEQLGWFQPKPNFAFTLPEISVENSGWGSY, encoded by the exons ATGGATGCTGAAACGTTGGTCGTAGCGCAAACCAAAGAAGAGGTTTATTTGCAGGCTTCAGCACAGCTCATTACCAACAGAGAAG TTGTTCTTCCTTTTATATCCAAAACAGTGATCCCAGAAAGAGGGAATGAAGCTGAAGACGAAAAACATGAAGTTGAGGAAGAAAAACATGATTCTGCTAAGCTATATTTCAACTcttctaattcttttatttacatGAAAAATGGACCAGCAATTGGTATAGCCTTGTCTCCTACAGAAGAAGTTCgtgaaatatatttgaaaaacatgttcatGATGCCACCAAACCATGAATTCTACTGCCCCAGTTGTGACGCTTGCATCAGCAAGGTCTTGCTTTGCTCTACAAGACCAGTTACAGTTCCTCCAGTTATAGTTCCTCCAGTTACAGTTCCTAGGCCTACAATTCCTCCAGTTGCAGTGTCTCCTGCTACAGTTCCTCCAGTTACAGTTCCTTGGGCTGCAATTCCTCCAGTTGCAGTGTCACCTGATACAGTTCCTCCGGTTACAGTTCCTTGGGCTGCAATTCCTCCAGTTGCAGTGTCTCCTGGTACAGTTCCTCCACCTACAGTTCCTCCAGTTACTCCAGAACATGAAGAAGATGTTCAATGTCTGGTACGATGCTCAGAATGTTTCACTTTACTCATTCAGAAAG GCAAGGAGTTTTTCACTGGGTTTGTATCAGGACCTTCTGGAG AACCAGTCTCTGAAGAAATAGCCATTGATGTAAATGATCAAGCTAATACAGTTCCAGAACCTAGTAAGGGTTGGGAAGTTCTTAAAAGCATAGTCTATGGTGGTTTGGCTGAATTATTAGCCAGCCTCAGTGTTGTGACATCTGCAGCAAGTGCTGATGCTGCCACAG TGAGTATTGTTGCTCTAGGTATTGCAAACCTGATTGGTGGACTTACAGTGTTGACTCATAAT CTTAGGGATTTGAAAGCTTCAAAACCTAGAGAGGAAGCAAGTGAAAGAAATGATGAAGAAGTGGATAAGTATTATGAACTACTGGGAAACAGGGACAATTTCTATCTTCATGCATTTTTTGCAATCTTATCATTCCTTATATTTGGGTTAGTGCCGCCATTAGTGTATGGCTTCTCATTTGGTGAGAGTGATGACAAGGATATGAAGCTTGGAGCAGTTGCAGGAGCTTCTCTTATTTGCATCACATTCCTTGCCATTGCCAAAGCTCATACCCAAATAGCCAACAAAACTTTCATGACATACTTCAAAACTGTGACATTCTATGTTACCTCTGGAGTATTGGCTTCACTGCTTACTTATTTAGCTGGTGCACAGATGAAGAAACTGGTAGAGCAGCTTGGATGGTTTCAACCAAAACCAAACTTTGCTTTCACTCTTCCGGAAATCAGTGTTGAGAATTCTGGATGGGGTTCATACTGA